The following proteins are co-located in the Synechococcus sp. PROS-U-1 genome:
- the dnaK gene encoding molecular chaperone DnaK, giving the protein MGRIVGIDLGTTNSVVAVLEAGRPHVIANAEGGRTTPSVVGYTKDQELLVGQLARRQLVLSPRNTFSNLKRFVGRDWDELEDSSLSVPYTVRANDQGQVRVPCPVTEREYAPEELVASIIRKLVDDASTYLGEPVEAAVVTVPAYFNDAQRQATRDAGRLAGISVERILNEPTAAALAYGFDRSAVKRVLVFDLGGGTFDVSLLRIANGVFDVKATNGDTQLGGNDFDQRIVNWLADAFSEEHGVDLRRDRQALQRLTEAAEKAKQELSGVLSTPISLPFIATGSDGPLHIETRLDRATFEGLCPDLLDRLLNPVQVALRDSGWSADEIDDVVLVGGATRMPMVQQLVRTLVPIDPCQSVNPDEVVAIGAAVQAGILTGELRDLLLNDVTPLSLGLETIGGLMKVLIPRNTPIPVRQSDVFSTSEANQSSVEIHVWQGERQMASDNKSLGRFRLSGIPPAPRGVPQVQVAFDIDANGLLQVSATDRTTGRKQSVSIQGGSNLNEEDVTALLAEAEARADEDRRKRNQIERRNRAQTLLAQAERRLRDASLELGPYGAERQQRAVEMAMRDVQDCLANDDLQELDLCVSGLEEALFGLNRRLSAERQSDGSPLQGIRNTLGSLKDELFADDWDDDPWGPPSRPGERGRGLSRRDPAPWDDDIYR; this is encoded by the coding sequence ATGGGGCGGATCGTCGGAATCGATCTGGGGACCACCAATTCGGTTGTCGCTGTACTGGAGGCGGGTCGTCCCCATGTGATTGCGAATGCCGAGGGCGGACGAACCACCCCATCCGTTGTGGGCTACACCAAGGACCAGGAGCTGCTGGTGGGGCAGCTGGCCCGACGCCAACTCGTGCTCAGCCCCCGGAACACCTTTTCCAACCTGAAGCGGTTTGTTGGTCGTGACTGGGACGAGTTGGAGGACAGCAGCCTGTCCGTGCCTTACACAGTTCGTGCCAACGACCAGGGTCAGGTTCGCGTCCCCTGCCCGGTGACGGAGCGGGAGTATGCGCCAGAAGAGTTAGTCGCCAGCATCATCCGCAAACTGGTCGACGATGCCTCCACCTACCTGGGCGAACCGGTGGAAGCGGCTGTGGTGACCGTTCCCGCCTATTTCAATGATGCCCAGCGTCAGGCCACTCGCGATGCCGGACGGTTGGCGGGCATTTCAGTGGAGCGCATCCTCAATGAGCCCACCGCTGCTGCTCTGGCCTACGGGTTTGACCGCAGCGCCGTCAAAAGGGTGCTGGTTTTTGACCTTGGTGGGGGCACGTTTGATGTATCGCTGCTGCGCATTGCCAATGGCGTTTTTGACGTCAAGGCGACGAACGGTGACACCCAGCTCGGCGGCAACGATTTCGATCAACGCATCGTCAACTGGCTGGCCGATGCGTTTTCGGAGGAACATGGCGTTGATCTGCGTCGGGATCGTCAGGCCCTTCAGCGGTTGACGGAGGCTGCTGAAAAAGCGAAGCAGGAACTCTCCGGTGTGCTGAGCACACCGATCTCTCTTCCTTTCATCGCCACCGGCAGCGATGGTCCGCTGCACATTGAAACCCGCCTGGATCGCGCCACCTTTGAGGGTCTCTGCCCGGATCTGCTGGACCGATTGCTGAATCCGGTCCAGGTAGCCCTGCGCGATTCCGGTTGGTCGGCAGACGAGATTGATGACGTGGTCTTGGTGGGTGGCGCCACACGAATGCCCATGGTGCAACAACTGGTCCGCACCCTTGTGCCGATCGATCCCTGCCAATCGGTGAATCCCGATGAGGTGGTGGCCATTGGTGCTGCCGTTCAGGCGGGGATCCTCACGGGTGAACTGAGGGACCTGCTGCTGAATGACGTCACCCCTCTCTCGCTCGGACTGGAGACGATCGGTGGATTGATGAAGGTGCTGATCCCTCGCAACACGCCGATCCCGGTGCGCCAGTCCGATGTGTTCAGCACCTCGGAAGCCAACCAGTCGTCCGTTGAAATCCATGTCTGGCAAGGGGAACGCCAGATGGCATCGGACAACAAATCCCTCGGTCGGTTCCGCCTTTCCGGTATTCCCCCCGCTCCCAGAGGAGTCCCTCAGGTGCAGGTGGCGTTCGACATCGATGCCAATGGTCTGCTTCAAGTCAGCGCCACCGACCGCACCACGGGACGCAAGCAATCGGTTTCGATCCAGGGCGGTTCGAATCTCAATGAGGAAGATGTGACCGCTCTTCTGGCGGAAGCCGAGGCAAGGGCCGATGAAGACCGGCGCAAACGCAATCAGATCGAGCGTCGCAACCGTGCTCAAACGTTGCTCGCCCAGGCGGAACGGCGTCTGCGGGATGCATCGCTTGAGCTGGGACCCTATGGCGCTGAACGGCAGCAACGGGCCGTTGAAATGGCCATGCGTGATGTGCAGGACTGCCTTGCCAATGACGACCTCCAGGAGCTGGATCTCTGTGTGAGTGGCCTTGAGGAGGCACTGTTTGGACTGAACCGTCGTCTTTCGGCCGAACGTCAGTCCGATGGCAGTCCGCTGCAGGGGATTCGCAACACCCTCGGTTCCCTCAAGGATGAGTTGTTTGCCGATGATTGGGATGACGACCCCTGGGGTCCTCCCAGTCGTCCGGGAGAACGTGGCCGAGGTTTGAGCCGTCGTGACCCTGCACCTTGGGACGATGACATCTACCGCTGA
- the pstC gene encoding phosphate ABC transporter permease subunit PstC: protein MSDPDNRYLLRRRPPFEKLVDISFKNLAIAMASVVAIVLFSILIVVFQGSFESMARYGWQFLITSDWNPVDDQYGAGAAIYGTLITSLLALMIAVPLGVGTAIFITENIIPSRVRSVIGLMVELLAAIPSVVLGLWAIFVLEPFIRPGLELLYELFNWFPLFSTPPMGPGTIPAVLILVVMILPIITAISRDCLNQVPTQLRQAAYGVGTTRWGAIINVILPAAISGIIGGVMLALGRAMGETMAVTMIIGNSNNFSLSLLAPGNTIAAMLANQFGEADGSQVSSLMYAAFVLIILTLCVNIFAQWIVKRLSLKY, encoded by the coding sequence ATGTCCGACCCGGACAACCGATACCTACTCCGAAGACGTCCACCGTTCGAAAAATTGGTGGACATCAGTTTCAAGAATCTGGCCATCGCCATGGCCTCGGTGGTGGCGATCGTTCTTTTCTCCATCCTGATCGTCGTCTTCCAGGGAAGCTTCGAATCCATGGCCCGCTACGGCTGGCAATTTCTGATCACCTCGGATTGGAACCCAGTGGATGACCAGTACGGCGCCGGTGCAGCCATCTACGGCACCCTGATCACATCGCTGCTGGCCTTGATGATCGCTGTGCCCTTGGGGGTTGGAACAGCCATCTTCATCACCGAAAACATCATCCCCAGCCGGGTTCGCAGTGTGATCGGCCTGATGGTGGAACTTCTCGCCGCCATCCCATCCGTGGTACTCGGCCTGTGGGCCATCTTTGTGTTGGAACCATTCATCCGGCCCGGGCTTGAGCTTCTTTATGAGCTCTTCAATTGGTTCCCCCTCTTCAGCACACCGCCGATGGGTCCAGGCACCATCCCAGCAGTGTTGATCTTGGTGGTGATGATCCTTCCCATCATCACGGCTATTTCCCGTGATTGTTTGAATCAGGTACCGACACAACTCCGACAAGCGGCCTATGGCGTGGGGACAACACGTTGGGGAGCGATCATCAATGTAATTCTCCCGGCAGCCATTTCTGGAATCATTGGTGGCGTGATGCTGGCACTGGGCCGAGCCATGGGCGAGACCATGGCCGTCACGATGATCATTGGCAATTCCAACAATTTCAGCCTTTCGCTGTTGGCACCGGGTAACACCATCGCAGCGATGCTTGCCAACCAGTTTGGTGAAGCGGATGGGTCCCAGGTGTCATCACTGATGTATGCAGCATTTGTGCTGATCATCCTGACCTTGTGCGTGAATATTTTTGCCCAGTGGATTGTGAAGCGGTTGAGCCTGAAGTACTGA
- the pstA gene encoding phosphate ABC transporter permease PstA, giving the protein MTQTLTNTRSDSAPDLSYKPFLRRNIRSGLLSFLAGLFAVIAVLPLVLVLGYVLVQGGSKISLALLTELPPPPGLEEGGIANAIVGTLVVTGIAGLIAIPVGVGGGIFLAEYSRSGWFAQFIRFGTNVLAGVPSIIAGVFIYGTIVTSRILFGNAYSAVAGGMALAVLMLPTVIKTTDEGLKLVPDDLRRAALGVGASRFVTVVRITLPAALTPIATGVVLGIARAAGETAPLIFTALFSPFWSDLLTPDGIFAPIATLSVMIYNFAIMPYEFHNELAWAASFVLVMMILTLNLLSRWLARFAAK; this is encoded by the coding sequence ATGACGCAAACGCTCACCAACACACGATCCGACTCAGCTCCTGATCTGAGCTACAAGCCGTTTCTGCGCAGAAACATCCGCAGCGGCCTGCTCTCCTTCTTGGCAGGATTATTTGCGGTTATCGCTGTTCTGCCACTGGTCCTGGTTTTGGGCTACGTGCTTGTACAAGGGGGCAGCAAGATCAGTCTGGCCCTGCTGACGGAACTTCCACCACCACCGGGACTGGAGGAAGGCGGTATCGCTAACGCGATTGTTGGAACCCTCGTGGTAACAGGAATCGCTGGATTGATTGCCATTCCAGTGGGCGTCGGCGGCGGCATCTTCCTTGCCGAATACTCCCGTTCAGGATGGTTCGCTCAGTTCATTCGATTCGGCACCAATGTCCTGGCTGGAGTGCCATCGATCATTGCTGGCGTGTTCATCTACGGAACCATCGTCACCAGCCGAATTCTCTTCGGGAACGCCTACAGCGCCGTTGCTGGGGGCATGGCCCTGGCTGTGTTGATGCTCCCCACGGTTATTAAAACGACCGACGAAGGTCTGAAGCTGGTTCCTGATGACCTGCGTCGTGCTGCTTTGGGAGTGGGGGCATCCAGATTTGTCACTGTTGTACGAATCACACTCCCTGCCGCCTTGACCCCCATCGCCACAGGGGTGGTTCTTGGGATCGCAAGAGCCGCAGGGGAAACGGCTCCTTTGATCTTCACGGCACTGTTCTCACCATTCTGGTCAGATCTACTCACACCCGATGGAATCTTCGCTCCCATCGCGACTCTCTCCGTGATGATCTACAACTTTGCGATCATGCCCTATGAGTTTCACAACGAATTGGCCTGGGCCGCATCTTTTGTACTCGTGATGATGATTCTAACACTCAACCTTTTATCTCGATGGCTGGCGCGATTTGCAGCCAAATAA
- the pstB gene encoding phosphate ABC transporter ATP-binding protein PstB, whose translation MTTISPPQDSDIKSAETALSLQNVTVSYGNFEAVKNVFCDIPRGKVTAFIGPSGCGKSTVLRALNRMNDLIDSCSLKGSILFGGVDLYGSDVDPVEVRRRIGMVFQQPNPFPKSIYENIAFGARINGYTGNMDELVEQSLRQAAVWDECKDKLNESGYSLSGGQQQRLCIARTIAIQPEIILMDEPCSALDPISTLKIEETMHELKKSFTIVIVTHNMQQAVRVSDMTAFFNAEAVEGGTGKVGYLVEFNNTDKIFNAPQQQATQDYVSGRFG comes from the coding sequence ATGACCACCATCAGCCCACCCCAAGATTCCGACATCAAGAGCGCAGAGACAGCACTTTCGCTGCAGAACGTCACGGTCAGCTACGGCAATTTTGAAGCCGTAAAAAATGTTTTTTGCGACATACCTCGCGGCAAGGTCACGGCTTTCATCGGTCCATCCGGCTGCGGAAAATCAACGGTTCTTCGAGCCTTGAACCGCATGAACGACCTGATCGATTCATGCTCACTCAAAGGAAGCATTTTGTTTGGAGGGGTCGACTTGTACGGTTCCGACGTTGATCCTGTAGAGGTGCGACGTCGCATTGGGATGGTCTTCCAGCAACCCAATCCATTCCCAAAAAGCATCTACGAAAACATTGCATTTGGCGCTCGCATCAATGGATATACGGGGAATATGGATGAACTCGTTGAGCAATCCCTGCGCCAAGCTGCGGTATGGGATGAATGCAAAGACAAATTGAATGAAAGCGGCTATTCACTCTCTGGCGGACAGCAACAACGTCTTTGCATTGCCCGAACCATCGCCATCCAGCCAGAAATCATTTTGATGGATGAGCCCTGTTCAGCCCTCGATCCAATCTCCACCCTGAAGATCGAAGAAACGATGCATGAGCTCAAGAAGAGCTTCACCATTGTGATTGTGACCCACAACATGCAGCAGGCCGTTCGTGTGAGCGACATGACGGCTTTCTTCAACGCCGAGGCCGTCGAGGGCGGGACCGGAAAAGTGGGCTACCTCGTGGAATTCAACAACACCGACAAAATCTTCAACGCACCTCAACAGCAGGCCACCCAGGACTACGTCTCCGGTCGGTTCGGCTGA
- a CDS encoding 2Fe-2S iron-sulfur cluster-binding protein: protein MPPSHRITIHWRQEGRTITHDVQEGDYILHSFEEQGDPLPFSCRNGCCTSCAVRVQSGTLDQREAMGLSRELRSQGYGLLCVARAVGPLEAETQDEDEVYELQFGRHFGKGRVTTRIPIEEE, encoded by the coding sequence ATGCCTCCCAGCCACCGGATCACCATTCACTGGCGCCAGGAGGGTCGCACCATCACCCACGACGTCCAAGAGGGTGACTACATCCTGCACAGCTTCGAAGAGCAAGGAGATCCCCTGCCCTTCTCATGCAGGAATGGATGCTGCACCAGCTGTGCCGTTCGGGTGCAAAGCGGAACCCTCGACCAGCGCGAGGCCATGGGTCTATCGCGGGAGCTGAGGTCCCAGGGCTACGGCCTGCTTTGTGTGGCCAGGGCAGTCGGCCCTCTCGAAGCGGAAACACAAGATGAAGATGAGGTGTACGAGCTGCAATTCGGACGCCACTTCGGCAAAGGACGCGTCACCACCAGGATTCCCATCGAGGAGGAGTGA
- a CDS encoding inositol monophosphatase family protein: MRESICSRAARSGGLSPNDLERYLTVARSAADAGGQELMRHYGRLSSIESKGRIGDLVTNADVAAERIVLEMLADQTPDIAVLAEESGATGQQNGLRWCVDPLDGTTNFAHGYPFFATSIGLTLGQQPILGAIAVPFLNEMYWGAPGVGVFCNDTSLQVSSCDRLEAALLVTGFAYDRHTRLDNNYAEFCWFTHRTHGVRRGGAAAVDLAFVAAGRQDGYWERGLSPWDLAAGVALVDLAGGTVTGYGNQPFDLSSGRVVAAGPGLHPAITDGLSQVKPLPGASFGAPEVTAMGS; this comes from the coding sequence ATGCGGGAGTCCATCTGCAGTCGAGCCGCCCGCAGCGGCGGGCTCAGCCCAAACGATCTTGAGCGTTATCTGACCGTGGCGCGCTCAGCAGCCGATGCCGGTGGCCAGGAGCTCATGCGCCATTACGGGCGCCTGTCGTCCATCGAAAGCAAAGGGCGCATCGGCGACCTGGTCACCAATGCCGACGTTGCAGCAGAACGCATCGTCTTGGAGATGCTGGCGGACCAGACCCCTGACATCGCTGTGCTGGCGGAAGAAAGCGGGGCTACAGGCCAGCAGAACGGCCTGAGGTGGTGTGTTGACCCCCTGGATGGGACCACAAACTTCGCCCACGGTTATCCCTTTTTTGCCACCTCAATCGGGCTCACCCTGGGCCAGCAACCCATCCTGGGCGCCATCGCCGTGCCCTTCCTCAATGAGATGTACTGGGGAGCACCGGGAGTCGGGGTGTTCTGCAATGACACGTCCCTTCAGGTGAGCAGCTGTGATCGGCTCGAAGCCGCTCTTCTCGTCACAGGATTTGCGTATGACAGGCACACCCGTCTCGACAACAACTACGCCGAGTTCTGCTGGTTCACCCATCGCACCCATGGGGTCCGTCGCGGCGGCGCCGCGGCGGTTGATTTGGCCTTCGTGGCTGCTGGCCGCCAGGACGGCTACTGGGAACGGGGCCTGTCTCCCTGGGACCTGGCCGCGGGCGTGGCCTTGGTGGACCTAGCGGGGGGAACCGTCACCGGGTATGGAAATCAACCGTTCGATCTGTCCAGCGGCCGTGTTGTGGCCGCTGGCCCTGGATTGCATCCCGCGATCACGGATGGGTTGTCCCAAGTGAAGCCGCTGCCAGGGGCTTCCTTCGGCGCTCCCGAGGTCACGGCCATGGGATCCTGA
- a CDS encoding ATP phosphoribosyltransferase regulatory subunit gives MALQPAAGAKDLNPRQVETNRQLTERLASVFRLWGYEEVSPPRVERLATLMAGGAIDSSDIVRLVADDPLGLRPEMTASIARAACTRFADRQRPLRLWASGTVFRTRSADEGGQSIEENLQSGVELFGVNGSEAEMELLSLLMAAVQTLGLQDSQKPRLLLGHTALMDLILSPFTGVKRDQIRTALIDFDRLALESFELGKDDKNRLLSLLDCRGTPDQVLTQLTGLRGEQPVFDELRRLCAHLATAAQDQSVTIQLDPTFQPHFELYTGLVFQLVCDGRSSPVVIARGGRYDDLVQRCGATDDQAYGAGFSLAIDPIRELISEFDRAEQQQADVFVAFSTASSLESAMDRQRGWHQKGRTAVMALEPLESRETAEQLAKAQGDMQLDWVDP, from the coding sequence ATGGCGCTGCAACCTGCAGCTGGCGCAAAGGATCTGAATCCACGTCAGGTGGAGACCAACCGACAGCTGACGGAACGTCTGGCATCGGTCTTCCGCCTGTGGGGCTACGAGGAGGTGTCGCCACCTCGGGTTGAACGCCTGGCCACGTTGATGGCTGGGGGTGCCATCGACAGTTCAGACATCGTTCGACTCGTTGCTGATGACCCCCTCGGGCTGAGGCCAGAGATGACTGCTTCCATCGCCAGAGCCGCCTGCACCCGATTTGCCGATCGCCAACGGCCGTTGCGTCTCTGGGCCTCCGGCACGGTGTTCCGGACCCGTTCCGCCGATGAGGGGGGGCAGTCCATCGAAGAAAACCTGCAGAGCGGCGTTGAACTGTTCGGCGTCAATGGCAGCGAAGCGGAGATGGAACTGCTCAGCCTGTTGATGGCCGCTGTTCAGACTCTGGGGCTGCAGGACAGCCAGAAACCAAGGCTGCTGCTGGGCCACACCGCCCTGATGGATCTCATTCTCAGCCCGTTCACCGGTGTAAAGCGTGATCAGATCCGCACGGCCTTGATCGATTTTGACCGTCTGGCCCTTGAGTCATTCGAACTGGGCAAAGACGACAAAAACAGGCTTCTTTCCCTCCTGGACTGCCGCGGAACCCCCGACCAGGTGCTGACACAGCTCACCGGCCTGCGCGGAGAGCAGCCGGTCTTCGACGAGCTGCGTCGACTCTGTGCCCATCTCGCCACAGCAGCTCAGGATCAGTCGGTGACGATTCAGCTCGACCCGACCTTCCAACCCCATTTCGAGCTCTACACCGGCCTGGTGTTCCAACTGGTGTGTGATGGCCGCAGCTCTCCTGTTGTGATTGCCCGCGGCGGTCGCTACGACGATCTGGTGCAGCGTTGCGGAGCGACGGACGACCAGGCCTATGGCGCTGGGTTCAGCCTGGCGATCGACCCGATCCGAGAACTGATCTCGGAATTTGATAGAGCTGAGCAGCAGCAGGCCGATGTTTTCGTGGCCTTTTCAACGGCCTCGAGCCTGGAATCGGCCATGGATCGTCAGCGGGGCTGGCATCAGAAAGGCCGCACGGCCGTCATGGCCTTGGAACCGTTGGAGTCACGGGAGACGGCTGAACAGCTTGCGAAGGCACAGGGGGACATGCAGCTGGATTGGGTCGATCCTTAG
- a CDS encoding ferredoxin family protein, translating into MAHSIVTDVCEGIADCVDACPVACIDQGNGKNKKGTNFYWINFDTCIDCGICLQVCPVEGAIVAEERPDLQKTP; encoded by the coding sequence ATGGCACATTCCATCGTCACTGATGTTTGCGAGGGGATCGCCGACTGTGTGGATGCCTGCCCCGTGGCCTGCATTGACCAAGGCAATGGAAAAAACAAGAAAGGGACAAACTTCTACTGGATCAATTTCGACACCTGCATCGATTGCGGCATCTGCTTGCAGGTCTGTCCAGTAGAGGGCGCCATCGTTGCTGAAGAGCGTCCAGACCTTCAAAAGACGCCCTGA
- the htpG gene encoding molecular chaperone HtpG, translated as MAVLEEQGQIQIHTENIFPIIKKAVYSGHEVFLRELVSNGVDAISKRRMAAMAGDCSEGDDGAIRISVDREAKTVTISDNGIGMTADEVKRYINQVAFSSAEDFLEKYKQEDDAIIGHFGLGFYSSFMVAERVELLTRSARPDVEAVRWSCDGSPNFSLSAAEKEQPGTDVILHLMEDELEYLEPARIRTLINTYCDFMAVPVQLEGETINKMEAPWRKSARDLSDQDYIDLYHYLYPFQGDPLLWVHLNTDYPYNLQGILFFPKQTGRADWEKGEIKLYCNQVFVSDSIKEVVPRYLLPLRGVIDSPDIPLNVSRSALQTDRRVRSIGNFVAKKVSDRLRGLKKEDPKAYAEAWDALAPFVKIGAMEDEKFAEQVSELILFATTAAAGEGDHADPIACDGRAFTTLEGYRSRLAEDLDKRVLYSTDDVAQAGALNLWTSQGAEVLKLETVIDTQFIPWLEHRHEELTFQRVDSELDESLKDNDAELTDQDGTTESDRLRDLIKEALANDKVTVQVQALKAEGAPPALILLPEQMRRLNDMGALMEQRLPGLPEHHVLLVNRRHPLVEGMLKLRAGGVLVGAAEASPTASLAGDVARHLYDMARLGVGGLEPNELAGFQTRSAELMGALMQRGL; from the coding sequence ATGGCGGTGCTGGAGGAACAGGGTCAGATTCAGATCCACACCGAAAACATTTTCCCGATCATCAAGAAGGCCGTGTACTCCGGCCACGAGGTGTTTCTCCGGGAACTGGTCAGCAATGGCGTGGATGCCATCAGCAAGCGCCGCATGGCGGCGATGGCAGGCGACTGCAGCGAAGGCGATGACGGCGCCATTCGCATCTCGGTGGATCGCGAGGCCAAGACCGTCACCATCAGCGACAACGGCATCGGCATGACAGCCGATGAGGTGAAGCGGTACATCAACCAGGTGGCTTTCTCCAGTGCCGAGGATTTCCTGGAGAAGTACAAGCAGGAAGACGACGCCATCATCGGCCACTTCGGCCTTGGCTTCTATTCCAGCTTCATGGTGGCCGAGCGGGTTGAGCTGCTGACCCGTTCAGCCCGACCCGATGTTGAAGCCGTGCGCTGGAGCTGTGATGGTTCCCCTAACTTCAGCCTCAGCGCCGCCGAGAAAGAGCAGCCGGGTACGGACGTGATCCTTCATCTGATGGAGGACGAGTTGGAATATCTCGAACCGGCACGGATCCGAACTCTGATCAACACCTACTGCGACTTCATGGCAGTGCCGGTGCAGCTCGAGGGGGAAACGATCAACAAGATGGAGGCCCCCTGGCGCAAAAGCGCCAGAGATCTCAGTGATCAGGACTACATCGACCTCTACCACTATCTCTATCCCTTCCAAGGCGATCCCCTTCTCTGGGTTCACCTCAACACCGACTACCCCTACAACCTGCAGGGAATTCTCTTTTTCCCCAAGCAGACGGGTCGTGCCGACTGGGAGAAGGGTGAAATCAAGCTGTACTGCAACCAGGTGTTCGTCAGCGATTCGATCAAGGAGGTCGTGCCGCGCTATCTGTTGCCCCTGCGGGGAGTGATCGATTCACCCGACATTCCCCTGAATGTGAGTCGAAGTGCCCTGCAGACCGACCGACGCGTTCGCTCGATCGGAAATTTTGTCGCCAAGAAGGTGTCAGATCGGCTGCGGGGATTGAAAAAAGAGGATCCCAAGGCCTATGCCGAGGCCTGGGATGCCCTGGCACCCTTCGTGAAGATCGGTGCCATGGAGGACGAGAAATTCGCAGAGCAGGTCTCCGAATTGATCCTGTTCGCCACCACCGCTGCAGCCGGGGAAGGCGACCATGCTGACCCGATCGCCTGCGATGGCCGTGCCTTCACCACCCTGGAGGGATACCGCAGCCGACTGGCCGAAGATCTGGACAAACGAGTGCTTTACAGCACCGATGACGTTGCCCAAGCCGGTGCTCTCAATCTCTGGACATCCCAGGGCGCGGAAGTGCTGAAGCTGGAAACGGTGATCGACACCCAGTTCATCCCTTGGCTCGAGCATCGCCACGAGGAGCTCACGTTCCAGCGCGTCGACTCGGAACTGGACGAGAGCTTGAAAGACAACGACGCCGAACTCACCGATCAGGACGGAACCACAGAGTCCGACCGACTGCGAGACCTGATCAAGGAAGCTCTGGCCAACGACAAGGTGACCGTTCAGGTGCAGGCCCTGAAAGCGGAAGGGGCACCGCCGGCGTTGATCCTTCTGCCGGAACAGATGCGCCGGCTGAACGACATGGGCGCCTTGATGGAACAACGGCTGCCGGGCCTCCCTGAGCATCACGTTCTGCTGGTGAACCGACGTCATCCCCTGGTGGAAGGAATGCTGAAGTTGCGTGCTGGTGGCGTGCTTGTTGGAGCGGCGGAAGCCTCACCCACCGCAAGCCTGGCCGGGGATGTGGCCCGCCATCTGTATGACATGGCGCGGCTGGGCGTCGGGGGACTGGAGCCCAATGAGCTGGCCGGATTCCAGACCCGCAGTGCTGAATTGATGGGTGCTCTGATGCAGAGAGGTCTTTGA
- the rpmB gene encoding 50S ribosomal protein L28, translating into MSRVCQLTGTRANNGMAVSHSHIRTKKLQQANLQQRRLWWAEGNRWVKLRVTTRALKTIQKKGLGAYAKSLGINLAKI; encoded by the coding sequence ATGTCACGGGTGTGTCAGCTCACCGGTACTCGCGCCAACAACGGCATGGCCGTGAGCCATTCCCACATCCGCACCAAGAAGCTGCAGCAAGCCAACTTGCAGCAGCGTCGCCTCTGGTGGGCGGAAGGCAACCGCTGGGTGAAGCTGCGTGTCACCACTCGCGCTCTGAAAACCATCCAGAAGAAAGGCCTGGGCGCCTACGCCAAGTCTCTGGGCATTAACCTGGCCAAGATCTGA
- a CDS encoding peroxiredoxin, with amino-acid sequence MNRRELLVKSGLFLAALTLSPSRASALGGVVLETGTTVPDFDLPGSSQSEPDRKQWSSRDLRGRWLAVYFYPRDFTGGCTIEARGFESLHADFLQAGAEVIGISADSVDDHESFCESEGLSFPLLSDPDGTVSKAYGSWMAPYSLRHTFLIDPDGVLRERWVAVRPNGHAREVLDSLTSFQNKATV; translated from the coding sequence GTGAATCGCCGGGAATTATTAGTCAAGTCCGGCCTTTTCCTTGCAGCTCTGACGCTTTCACCCTCGCGGGCTTCAGCCCTCGGGGGTGTTGTTTTGGAAACGGGCACGACCGTGCCCGATTTCGATCTGCCCGGATCCAGCCAGTCCGAACCCGATCGGAAGCAATGGAGCAGCCGTGATCTTCGCGGCCGCTGGCTGGCGGTTTATTTCTACCCAAGGGATTTCACCGGGGGATGCACGATCGAAGCCAGGGGCTTCGAAAGCCTCCACGCCGACTTCCTTCAGGCCGGGGCCGAGGTCATCGGTATCAGCGCCGATAGCGTTGACGACCATGAATCCTTCTGTGAAAGCGAGGGGTTGAGCTTCCCCCTGCTGTCCGATCCCGACGGAACCGTGAGCAAGGCCTACGGGTCCTGGATGGCGCCATACTCGCTACGCCACACCTTCCTGATCGATCCCGACGGGGTCTTGCGTGAGCGTTGGGTAGCGGTTCGACCTAACGGTCACGCCCGGGAGGTGCTGGATTCGTTGACGTCTTTTCAGAACAAAGCCACCGTTTGA